In Leishmania mexicana MHOM/GT/2001/U1103 complete genome, chromosome 7, the sequence CGGTGGCACTCCAGCATGGGACACGAttgtcgcgcagcggccacggccaccaAGAGCGGGAATCGCTTGCCTCACGACTCGGTGTGACAGCATCCGCCGCAGAGATCACAGTATCGCCGTGTGCCCTCGCATTCTCGAGAGACCGCAGCTCTGCACTGTCACCAGCAGCAGGACGTCGATGGCGCACCACGCTACTCGGCGTGTTCGCGTCGTAGTAggcgcgacgccgtgccTCACGGTCCAGGTCCGCTTTCAGGCCGAGCGCAGCGCCGACCGCGGCACCAATGCTCGCGATCACTGCGGCCACGGTGTACAGTACGAACACGGCGAAGCTCAGCGCAGCCGCAAAGCTCACAACGTGCTCCGTGATGGGCGTCTCAGGAAcagcgaggagcagcgcatccGCCGACGCAGGGAGAACCGCGTACCGGCGCTCCATGGAAGAGCCATAGagcacgcgccgccaccgctggcgcTCCCTCGAGAGGTGCGACAGAAGTGTCGACGAGCGCGACTCGCTTCGCGAGCTGTCGAGCGTGCTACTGGCGTGCTGTTCGTCACCAGCGTTCGTTTCTCCTCGGGCCGCCACGCAGTCGTCACAGGTACGCAAGCGCATCTTCGCCGTCATCCACGCGCGCCACCAGTAGAACTGGTAGAGGAGCTCGTAGTAGCCGTGCATAGGAAGAAGCACCCCATATTGCAGGAGGCGGCTGTTCGACTCGACGAAAGGCCAGTCGAAGGCTTGGCAGCTGtccagcgacagcagctcATTCGCGGTGCGCAACGTGAGaccccacacacgccacgGTGGTGACCCAGGGGAAGCTGACGAAGCATCCCCCCGCGTCCTTGACCTCTCGCCATCCTCACTGCACCCCTTCCCGCCTGCCTCAGTGCCACCGGTGGTGGCAGGagaggacgacggcgccggtgtACCAGGCAGCAGAAGACTTGGAAAGGAGAGGTAGGTGTTTGGGAACACCTCCCCTACCATCAGTCGCGTGTCTGCGTCCCGCGGGTTCACGAAGCTCCGGAGCGGGTGCACCACACGCCCGCGCTCcacgtgcgctgccgccagcgcccgcagcggcacccacCGCACACTCTCCACCGCGTGTGAGGCCACCTGCACTGTTGGTGTGATGTCGCCCACGTGCAGAAACACAAAGCGTGCCTGTACGAGGCCGCGGTTGCCGACGATGCGACTGTGCAGCTGGTAGTCCGGTAACCGCCCGAGGCACAGAAACTCGCGATGGTGCTGCAGTGGGAAGCCGATCTCCTCATAGGTTTCTCGGCAGACGGTATCAAAGTCGTCGTGGTCGTCCGGGTCACGGTGTCCGCCTGGAAAAACTATCTGCCCGCTCCAtcgcctcgcctccctgTTCGTCCGCTTCAGGAAGAGCAGCTGCAACGAGGATGGGGCACCGGCGTCGACGAAGTCGGCACAcgggtgatggcggcggtggtgggccAGATACTCGAAGAACTTCAACGGGTCAGTCCAGCCGTCTTTTGCTGGCCCACGCGCGATCGAAGAAGAAGCAGCAAAAGCGGCAGCACTGGAAAATcgcgacgacgctgcaccCGATGCCTCTGCCTCGGTCGCGTCGGGGTCTGCGTACCCGCgccgcgcggtggcggccttGAAGGTGCTCAGTGCCTTGGTGAGAGTTTGTTGCGTCTCATCGCCAAATCGCAACaccagcgcggcggcagagcggcGACTGCCGGGGTGGTACACGTGCAGACGGCGCTCCGCGAAGCACTGCGTAACGCGCGTCAGCAGGGCCAGGTCCACACCGGGTATGCCCGATGGCATCGGAGAAACgcaaaggggaggggaagggggggcgACAGTGCAATGCAGACGGAGAGGCAGAGCTGGATAGAGTGAGCGAAATATGAGAGGCGAACGGATGGTGCTCTCAAGGGCACGGCTCGCCCTCTGTGCGGCCGcgtgtgggagagagggcagcggcaggagtgCAAAGAACAAGAGCGATGAaaaggtgcagcggcagtgcagTCTCTGCCGATGAAACTTCGAAGCTCACCAAAATACAGGGCGGTGGCcgtcgagggagggggaggaggggaagagagacgaggcggcacatgcgcataCACAAACTGTGCGCCACGGAGGGCCTCatggcagaggcggcggcagagcatCGGTGGCTGACCCATGCGCACatcccgccgctgcgcacgctttaccccccccctttcccccagcggcctccctcgcctctgTACAGCGTCTCTCGACCGCAAAGTCAGCGGCGGAGGCCGCTGGCCATGTGTGATCGGCCCGTGTGGCATGCTtcgccgctcctgctgcttcggACGTCGCTCTTTTTTATCCAGAGAacatacacgtacacgtacacgtacacacgtaACTTAAACTTCTACGTCGATGCTCGCCGACCGAAACCCGCCCATCCACGCACCGCCATCATCGCCCACCCCCATTCGCGTTGCTGAGcatcacacacgcgcacacgcgcaggaggagagcgacgagagGAAGAACAAACTGAACAATAGTAAATAAATCGAGAGTAGACAGTGAGGtgcatcacacacacgcacgcacacacacacatgcgcacacacatgaaGGGAGGTTATGACTGCCtttcctctgtctctgtgtgtgtgtgtgcacacgtgtgtgcgtgcgcgggtcTTTTCTTAACAGGTTACTCACTTTCCTTACATGAAAgaacagggggagggggagagagctCCCCTTGACACGTGCGTCCAAcgtacacagagagagaggggggaggggacaaGGCAATGCACATGCGCCGCCTCACAGggctcctcccctcctctccgacacacacacacgcgtgcacttACCGAAGCACCAGCACTAAGGCAGACGCGCAGCACGCTGAGATGGTGCAGTCAGAGTCTCACATAAAGGTCGCAGGTGCGCACgaaaacacgcacgcacgctaGTACGGTGTGAAGCTCTCGCTGCGCGGGGGACCACCAGGGGCACCGCCGGGCCCGCCGTAgccgcgcccgccgcggtagccaccaccaccgtacccacggccgccacggtagccaccaccaccgtacCCACGGCCGCCGTACCCGCGTCCGCCGTACCCCcgtccgccgcggccgccatcgctgcgCGCGTACTGGCAGACGGCGTACAGCTCCGGCGAGACCTCTTGCttcgcgcgcagcagcaagtCGATCAAGTCACGAATGGTCTTGCTGTTATCAGCCGATGAAACAAAGGAATAGGCATCGCCGGTCTTACCGGCACGACCCGTACGACCTGCACGCGTAGAAACCACGTGCATCAGGACGCGAGGGCACAGGTGAGTGAAAGGGCGAgcacagcgagagagcgcacgcacgcacacatgagTTTGTGGGCACGAACGCGTTCAGCAGGCAACGCAGAGTTTGCCCACATGCATGTTGTTGTCCAGaggtgcacgcacacacgcacacacgtgtgagagagcgagggagagggagagggagggaaagagggggagagggagagaggagagtaGACAGCAAGTTGTTTCCTGCGAAGGCAGGAGAGAGCGTTCAACACATGAAAGGATAGGGGTGGGcaacacaggcacaggcgcaACTGCGTGTACGAGAACTGCCAtaaggaaaaggaaaagcagtGCGCCTGCGCCCGTGCGTACCCCCACcgatgtgtgcgcgcgtgtgtgcgtgtgcgtgtcatCAGCTGACCTGGACGATAAATAAAACAAGGTAAGACCGTATGGGGAGCAGAGcacaggagggagaggaagaggtggtgggggtggtggggggtggggataAGGGTGAGGATGAGGGTGAGACGTGGACGGCGTGTGGGCACTGCAGCGGGGCCACCCGCGTGTACAGACGTACACCACACGCGCCACACAAGCAGAGAGAAATacacgaaaaagaaaaacggtAAGAATATGCCGAGCGTGGGCCTGCCGCTGTGCAgggcaagggggagggggagggggagggaagagaggggaggggagggggcggagaaCGTTCCCAAGTCTCACGTGGATCGCGGCATTTTGTGCTGTGCGCTATAAGCTCGCGTACCCTCGTCTTCTCTACTCAGGGGAggtgccgtggcggcagTTAGTTGCAAAAGGCGGTCTCCGtacgtgtgtacgtgtgtgcgtgcgtgcctgcgtgcgctctCCGTGAGTCCGTGCCAGCGTGTGCATGAATGTGCGCCGTCTTGACTTGCAAAACATGCGTGCACGGGCGTCTGCGCAGAGGTGTCACTTCTCCgttcgcgtgcgtgtgcagtcACTGCTCTGCagagtctctctctctcactgcGCTTGCGTGGGCCCGCACCTTCACCTCGTCCTGTGGACATCATCTCAACCTGGCTGCAtagcccttctctctccccaccgTCCATCGCCTCTCGACCAAGCACGACATGGATGCGCCCATCATAACGCCTCCACACGCGTGAGCGCACAAGGCGCATGCGGTGGTATGTCCTACACGGTAGAGGAGGGAGCAAGGCACACTTCAAACGGGTCAGGAGGGAGACGAGTCCAGAGAGAGATGGACCGCAGGGGTGGATAGCGGACAAGTTTCGGGACGAAGGGCACAGAACATCATCTGGCGCATCCTTCAGGCCAcccacacgcatacacagacGTTggccccacacacacggagcAGAGATTGcccagggagagagagagagacaggtTTGCAAGGAGCACCAAAACTCAAGAAGCGGCCTCGCTGCACGCATAAACGTACGCGTCCTCGCATATACAGAGGTGCACAGCCGTGCGTGGCCGAGAAagggcgcacgcgcacacaaccatCCATCAGTGCTTCTTCTCAGCGGGCAAAGCCTGCGTGTCTcccacgacacacacacacacacacaccgaagTCATAGAGATCCGGTGcaacacacagaggcacacacatTCCCATGCGCATGACCGGCTATCGCGCCATCACCGCTTGCCTCGCTCGCCTTCCAAACGGCAGCGCGGGCGGCGTGCCTACGTGAATGTTGGCGTGCGTCGCGGGAGACTGAGAAGGGAGaggtggggtgaggggtAGAGTCCCGCACGCCTGCGTCTTGGTGCAGGCGTGATAAGGCGGGAGAGGGCAAGGATGGGAGAAGGCACGAGGCTGTcggacacacagaggcaaagaggcgcacacgtcagcacacacatgtatacCGGCGTAGACATCGGTGCACATATCCGGCCATGCAGAGCTGGATACAACCACCGTTTTATGTGTGTGAggtagggagagaggagaagcaTGTGCATGAAGGTGGTGGTCCGTACGCTTGTCTagtgtgtgcgtatgtgtgtgtgtgtgtgtgtgtgggcgtgtgcatgtgcgtgtgtgcgcctctagtgtgtgtgcctcgttGCCCATCGCGCCTTCTCCTGTCACCCCGGGCTCTTTTGCTACGCCCTTGCACGCTCTTTGAATCGGCCATCACCACGCATACCCCCGCTCCGATCGCACGGACTGTGCGGGAGGAAGGGACTGGCTGGCTGGCTGGCTGGGGCATCCGGCGATAGGCCCACTCATCAAAGAACAAACACGCCCGCTCACAGACGTTAACGACGTCCCACGCATACGTGTGCACAGCCGCCACGCACGTACTAAAACGTGCAGCCGCCCCCCCCTTGCAGAGATGAGAGAGCCATCGCTTGGCCTGCATCCCTCCAGCCCCCATCACATGACACGCATAATATAGATACATAGGCTTACTCATCGCGTCTGCAtcctggtgtgtgtgtgtgtgtgtgcgaggcggaggggatCGCCATGCTTCAAAGCGCCGCCTCGTTACGCACACACGTTCGGCCACAAGATCGCTCAGGCATGCcggcgctctcctcctcagtGCATGCAACCACCGAGGCGCCCTCAGGACGCAGGCACACTCACGAatgcgcagagggagggcgtGAGGAActctcagcagcagcacagaagTCCCCCTTCAACGAAGATGGCGTACCAAGGTTAGGTGAAGACGCCAAGAGGGTGCACAAGGAAACAGAAACCTAtcgctgcgtgcgcacaccATCATACGCGCACAAGGCGAGAGAGCTGCGCGGTACGGAGAGTCGAGGACGGCACAGCACCATCGTGCCGCCGTTACGCACGTGCCCCCACACGTCCGAGCACAGAAAAGCGTCCAGGTAACAAAGAATCAAGTCGTTCAGCTGATAAGAGTAgatgcagacacacacacgcgtacacacatgccgacgcacacacatcggtagagagaggtgggagagggggagggggaggggggttaaGGCGGCTGCCAAAACGAATGTAAACGAAATAGATGgcctcccacccccctccacacacacacacacacacctccctcgcccctccGCACACGTCCACCCACTCTCTACCGCAACGTGTGGCCTCGCCGCCTTCACTCCAGGTCGCTCTCACGCGCGCCTTGTCCTTCGCGTCGCCTATAGCAGCCTCGCACGGTCTCCGCTGCCCTtgtcgctggtgctgcggccgctcgGCCCAGCTCCTTCCCTGGCCACCACCCAGCACCATCTCATCCGCACCGTACGTACGCGCTGCAGAGTTGGCGCACGCATGCGTTCACAGTCACGGGAGAACCGCGTACGTACGGTGCGGATGAGATGGTGCTGGGTGGTGGCCAGGGAAGGAGCTGGGCcgagcggccgcagcaccagcgacaAGGGCAGCGGAGACCGTGCGAGGCTGCTATAGGCGACGCGAAGGACAAGGCGCGCGTGAGAGCGACCTGGAGTGAAGGCGGCGAGGCCACACGTTGCGGTAGAGAGTGGGTGGACGTGTGCggaggggcgagggaggtgtgtgtgtgtgtgtgtgtggaggggggtgggaggcCATATATCACCGGGTTGCTATGTTTTTTCTGTTGTATCcgtgtgagtgcgtgtgtgcgtgtgtgcttgtgcgtgcggcataggcgcgtgtgtatgtatgtgaGCGTAGGAGTGTCGCtggagaggaggacggcTGCACGGGGCGGCCAAGAGATGGCGCAACGGTGGGTGTTCGAGCGAGTGCGATACTCCTTGTCCAAGTCCCTCTCTCGAGCCCTCCTCTTGCACCCCACCTGCCGCTGGGCCATCACCGCCTGCCGCATGCCATTCTACaacgtcctcctccctctccagcagcgatggcggtATGTGCAGTCCCATCTTCTCCAGGAGTACTATGTTCGCTTAGAGTTTGTgagagcgcacgcgcatatGCCTCACTGCCCCGCCCGCCCTCTCCTGTTGCGCCAATTTGGTGCACTCGTGCCTTCGCGACCCCAGCAACcgtcccaccccctcaccgCTGGAGTTCCTGACCGCGCTCGTGGCCTCTCATCGCCACGACAACCACCAGCCAACACGCATTACATAAGCTGGTCTGGGCAAGCTGAAGACGCGAGTGAGGTGGAGGGAaagacggcgacgatgtccgtggcggaggcagtgGCAGTCGTGGTGGGACAGCACGGGCAACACGGTGAGACacaacagaagaaaaagcggcacacacacacacacacacacacatacgcacacagagaTAGATACACAGAGGGGATCGGGGCTAGCGATACCGTGAGAAGGCGGAAGTCCGTCAACATACCAATACGATGCACATAATCTTCGATGTTCAGTGGCATATCGTAGTTCACCACCACGTCCAAGTCCTTGATATCCAGaccgcgcgccgccacgtcgGTGGCGACGAGGATCGCACGCTCATCTTTGCGGAAGCGGTCCAGCACGTAGTCACGGCTGGACTGCAGCTTGTCACCGTGAATGGCGAGCACcgtctgccgcagcgcgcggccAAGGCGGTCCTGCAGAATGTCGCACGACTTCTTTGTCTTCACAAAGACAAGTACGCGCTGCGGTCCGACCTGGCGAAGAATCTCCTCCatcttctcctccttgtgATATCCCTCAACGACGAAGACGTGCTGGTGCACATCAGCGTTGGCCACAAGCTCCTCGGAGCCGATGTGGACACGCACAAAGTCTTTCTGGAAGCTGGCGGCGAGGTTTCGGATCTCGCGCGGCCAGGTCGCCGAGAACATGAGCGTCTGGCGGTCTGTGCGGATCTGAGAGCAGATCTTGCGGATTTGGTCTTCAAAGCCCATATCCAGCATGCGATCCGCCTCGTCGAGGGTGAGGTAGGTGACGCGCAGAAGATTCGTGCAGTTCGTCTCCAGCAGGTCAATCAGCCGACCCGGCGTGGCAATGCAGACGTGCACACCGGCACGCAGggcacgctgctgcggccccTTCGGGGTGCCACCATACACGCACGTCGTCATGATGCTCGGCACGCGCGTCAAAGCCTTGCGTGTCTCCGTCTCAATCTGCACCGCCAGCTCGCGGGTCggggcgaggacgagggcgaTGGGGCCGTCGCCAGGCTGCAGCGGAGGCTGCGCCATAATGTGCAGGGCCGCGGGGATCATGAAGGCCATCGTCTTGCCAGAGCCCGTCTTGGCCACGCCGACGATGTCACGCGAGTTCAGCAGGACCGGCCAGGAGACGGACTGAATCGGGGTCGGCTTTTGGAACCCGGCGTCCATGAAACCCTGGTGAATGGCGTCCGGGGCAACCAGGTCGGAAAACTCGAGCATCGGCTGCGGCACGCGGTCGCCGTAGATGGTGATGCTGTTCTCGCGCAGCCACGTCGcaatctcctcctcgctgcggGGCTTCTGCGGCTTGTAAAAGTTCCACTGCGTCGCCACCTTCTGCACGGCGTCCCAGTCGATCCGGTGCAGGTTGGAGCCCagaccgccgtggcggtCATGGTAGCGAtctccgccgcggccgccgccgtagccGCCACCGTAGCCGCGACCACCACCGtacccgccgccgccgctgcggtagCGATCCCCGCCGCGACCGCCTCCATAGCCGCCACCGTAGCCAccgtcacggccgccgccataGCCGCCGTCACGACCGCCACCATAGCCGCCGTCACGACCGCCGTCGtagccgccctcgccgcgcccaccgctgtcgccgccgttcTGCTGAGCGTCACCGTAGTCCGACATGATGCTTGTCGCACGACGTGCAGATGTTGTGTAGTTCAAGGTGAAAGCGAGGGCAGACAGGAAAGAtaggcacacgcgcgcgttgCTTGGCGTACGCAATGTCCTTTATCGTCTGTTGGCGTTTATTCTGGTTCAAcccacgcgtgtgtgtgccagagAAGGAGAGATACACCTCACTGCGTGTGCAGCGGGGCGTGGTGGGGAAGTGTGGGTGGCACATGTGGAATGTGGAatgtgggggggagggggggccgCCGGATGCAGTGAGGGGAAAGTAGGGCGGCAAAAGAGATGTAGTACGAGGGGGACGGAGGCAGCATTGTGaacgctgcaccgctgctggaAGAGACCAGGGTGCCAATGCTCATCTATAGACCCGCTCACGCACGCTCGGGCTCCTACAcaatggggggaggaggcggaggcggaggaggggccgcACAAGTGCCCTCCCGACCGCCCGCCTCCCTTCGCTTTCGGGGGATGTTGTAGGTGGGGACGGGAGCGAAGGGAGGAAAAGCGGGCGCGTGTGGGTCTGCAACTCACTCGTGGgcgagacagagagacaggaGCGGACGACAAGGCTACCTGAGCCCCgtccctcgccctccccctcggccctttctcctctctctcccgttTTACGCGCTGATGCGATACTTTGATCGCTCGTTTTATCGTCAACCACTCGTAGCCTgcagcgcgcagcaccggttcacagccacacacacacacagacacagacacagacacacacacgcacacacacgtaccgCCGTCTTGGATCACGTGCTATCATCGTCCCCCTAGTCAAAGGAAAAGTCGGAGGAAGAGCCTTGCCACTCCGGGTCGTTCCATGCACAGGAGTCCTCGCTATCAGCCAAGTGGATTGTGAAGGTGTTTCGGAAGCGCTccgaggtggaggcgaggTTGCCAGCTTCCATCGCAGCGAGGCGCGCTGCCTgcgtctccctcgcctctctgCGCCACTGGCGGTTCTCCTCCTTGATCCTCATGTACTCACGCGTGGGGCTGTCCAAGCGTCGGttcgcggcggcatcgcccAGCGGGGCGTAGTTCCAGACAAGCGGCTCCACGGTGAACTGCCCGCCGCAGATGAACAGCCCCGAGGAGTGGCTCTTGGGGTCGTAAATCGGGGACAGCCCGGGCACCTCGTCTCGCATATTCGCGGCACGCCCAGCCAAGTACGGGTGAAGCTTGCTGACGCCAACTATcgccgtgcgtgccggcGCGGGTGTCGAGGCTGCTGgagtcgcagcagccgtcgtAGCCTGCAGGCCCGGAGCACCGATCGCGGAACCTTGTCCTGCTAGCGCATTGATCGTCACCGGCATCACATTATGTTGTTGGACTTGAATGGCCGTGCTGAACGTGATCGGCCCTGGAGTAGTGCCAGGGGTCGAAGGAGCTGCTCGGCCGGGCGTGCCGGGGACGGAAGAAACAGCGGTCTTTGGTGTCGCAATGCCAACGAGTtgggcggtggcagcggatCTGGTGCCGGTCGCCATCGCCACGGCATCTCCCACTACTGCGGACAGCGCTGTGGGGACGGCAACCCTCATTGGgccgtccgccgccgcagctcctgGTGTGGCAGGGGCGAAACTGCTCCGTGAGGCGATGCGAGCaacaccggcggcggcggcttggGCTCccggcgccactgctgcttcgGCCGTCGCTGTAGCTGTTGCGGGGACGTGCAATGCTGTCACAGTGGCTGTCTCCTCACCAATAGCAGGATTGACGCCATCAACGATAGCGGCGATggcagaagcagcgctgccagcgCTCGCAGTGCCGGTGATGGCAGTCGTGGCGGGGGGCTCCGCTGGCTCCTGCCTGactggcagtggtggtgcggcggctgtgggAACGGCGACACTCGTTGCCAtgctcaccgtcgtcgttgtttccttcttc encodes:
- a CDS encoding putative ATP-dependent DEAD/H RNA helicase, giving the protein MLEFSDLVAPDAIHQGFMDAGFQKPTPIQSVSWPVLLNSRDIVGVAKTGSGKTMAFMIPAALHIMAQPPLQPGDGPIALVLAPTRELAVQIETETRKALTRVPSIMTTCVYGGTPKGPQQRALRAGVHVCIATPGRLIDLLETNCTNLLRVTYLTLDEADRMLDMGFEDQIRKICSQIRTDRQTLMFSATWPREIRNLAASFQKDFVRVHIGSEELVANADVHQHVFVVEGYHKEEKMEEILRQVGPQRVLVFVKTKKSCDILQDRLGRALRQTVLAIHGDKLQSSRDYVLDRFRKDERAILVATDVAARGLDIKDLDVVVNYDMPLNIEDYVHRIGMLTDFRLLTVSLAPIPSVYLSLCAYVCVCVCVCRFFFCCVSPCCPCCPTTTATASATDIVAVFPSTSLASSACPDQLM